The following proteins are co-located in the Frigidibacter mobilis genome:
- a CDS encoding DUF2285 domain-containing protein: protein MVVLTGVPSELGDSADVTPQNWRIDYAVENAGAEFHFPLGNGQKLQIFDGAIKGDAIAVAIVPLSLAGFDRIEAIQRFLSALHGRAIPPDTRLTRQQRARLRRMLRAFDGHRAGVTQQEIARVLLNTGRLERDEWQASSARHAIKALLRDARSMVAGGYRKLLRHRRPR from the coding sequence GTGGTGGTGCTGACCGGGGTCCCTTCGGAACTTGGCGACAGCGCTGACGTCACTCCGCAGAACTGGCGCATCGACTACGCGGTCGAGAATGCAGGTGCGGAGTTTCACTTTCCGCTCGGCAACGGGCAGAAGCTCCAGATTTTCGACGGTGCCATCAAGGGGGACGCGATCGCGGTCGCCATCGTCCCTCTCAGCCTCGCCGGTTTCGACCGGATCGAGGCCATTCAACGCTTCCTTTCGGCCCTGCATGGTCGCGCGATCCCGCCGGATACGCGCCTGACACGCCAGCAACGCGCACGCCTCCGACGGATGCTGCGGGCCTTCGATGGCCATCGGGCCGGCGTCACGCAGCAGGAGATCGCGCGGGTTCTTCTGAACACCGGCCGGCTTGAGCGGGACGAATGGCAGGCGTCCTCGGCCCGTCATGCCATCAAGGCACTCCTGCGCGACGCCCGTTCCATGGTCGCCGGCGGTTATCGGAAACTCCTTCGTCATCGCCGCCCACGATAA
- a CDS encoding transcriptional regulator domain-containing protein, with translation MTPDASTWRSSAQYDHLDELTASDLAWEWLRRNDDYDADFEASIADHGDPQPLTERIRQRWGLRFPCRSVGPATRCAGLLAPGGGHKCGGADRGPFGTWRQR, from the coding sequence ATGACCCCTGACGCATCGACTTGGCGTTCGTCGGCGCAATACGACCATCTGGATGAACTGACGGCATCCGATCTGGCCTGGGAATGGCTGCGCCGCAATGACGATTATGACGCAGATTTTGAAGCCTCAATTGCCGACCATGGAGACCCCCAACCGCTGACCGAACGGATCCGGCAGCGATGGGGGTTGCGATTTCCCTGTCGATCCGTTGGTCCCGCCACCCGATGCGCCGGTCTTTTGGCTCCCGGCGGAGGACACAAGTGTGGTGGTGCTGACCGGGGTCCCTTCGGAACTTGGCGACAGCGCTGA
- a CDS encoding single-stranded DNA-binding protein: MQNIVILAGNIGQAPETRTTQGGTGITHFTLATSRPRYSEGRVLRDENGYRVQDTEWHRITCFNGLGKTVQQHCDKGMKVLVRGRIHYTKWTDAAGVDRYGCEIIAETVDFLSRAKQTENDDGKFIDDDDIPF, encoded by the coding sequence ATGCAGAACATCGTCATCCTCGCCGGCAACATCGGTCAGGCCCCCGAAACCCGCACCACCCAGGGCGGCACCGGCATCACCCACTTCACCCTGGCCACCTCGCGCCCCCGCTATTCGGAAGGCCGCGTCCTGCGCGACGAGAACGGCTATCGGGTCCAGGACACCGAATGGCACCGCATCACCTGCTTCAACGGCCTCGGCAAGACGGTCCAGCAGCATTGCGACAAGGGCATGAAGGTTCTGGTTCGCGGCCGCATCCACTACACGAAATGGACCGATGCCGCCGGGGTCGATCGCTACGGCTGCGAGATCATCGCCGAGACGGTCGATTTCCTGAGCCGGGCGAAGCAGACCGAGAACGACGACGGCAAGTTCATCGACGACGATGACATTCCGTTCTGA
- a CDS encoding helix-turn-helix domain-containing protein: MITARQSRAARALLGWTQETLADKAQVALTALKRLESQSGLEVFESTRDQVRRALEAAGIVFLSTDKGEGVLLQHNGANTDKR; this comes from the coding sequence ATGATCACCGCTCGCCAATCACGGGCTGCGCGCGCGTTACTGGGATGGACACAGGAGACGCTCGCCGACAAGGCCCAGGTCGCATTGACCGCACTCAAACGCCTCGAATCCCAAAGCGGGCTCGAGGTGTTCGAGTCCACCCGCGACCAGGTGCGCCGCGCTCTCGAAGCGGCCGGGATCGTTTTCCTGTCGACAGATAAGGGCGAGGGCGTGTTGCTGCAACACAATGGAGCCAACACCGACAAACGGTGA